Genomic segment of Granulicella aggregans:
TGCCGACCAGGGCGAACGCGATCTATGAGTTGACCAAGGCTCTGGATCGCCTCGAAAAGTACCAGTTTCCGGTCGAGATCAACGCGGTCACCCGTGCCTACTTCGAGCAGATGTCTGCGATTGAAAGAAAGCGCGGCAACACGCAGATGGCGGACGACATGCTCGCCGTGTTGAAGTCGCCGCCGGATGCTGCGGCGGTTGCGCGGCTCTCGGAGAGCCCGCGCTACAACTCAACGCTGCGCACGACCTGCGTGGCGACGATGCTCTCCGCCGGACAGGCTCCGAACGCTCTGCCGCAGTTTGCCAACGCCAACGTAAACTGCCGCATTCTGCCCGGTCACACGCAGGAAGAGACGCGCCAGACGCTCATCAAGGTCTTCGCGGAGCCGGGCGTCACGGTGCAGTATAAGGACGACGGCGGGACGCTCTTTCCCGTTGGAACCGATCGCGTCTCGCCTACCCCACCGCCGCTACGCGCCGATATCTTCGACCCGTTGAAGAAGGTGATGGCGGAGATGTACCCTGGCCTGCCCATTCTGCCGCAGATGGAGACCGGAGCCTCAGACAGCATCTACACCATGGCTGCGGGAATTCCCAGCTACGGCATCAACGGCGTAGGCATCGACAACGGCGACGAGCGCGCTCACGCCCGCGACGAACGCGTCCGCATCCTCTCTTACGACCGAGGAGTGGATTTCTACTACCGCTACTTGCAAGCGTTGGGCGGCAAGTAATCTCCATCTTGCCTGTTTGTCAGTCTTTCTTGTTTGTCATCGATGACTGGCTCGAATGCTCGGGGTGCCCCATCCATTGCGCCTCTGCGATGGGTGGGATGTAGGACTTCTACCGCACCGGCATCACCGCAGCCGTCGTCTTCGGAACGGCCGTCCCGGGCTGCTTATCCACTGGCGCGTATTTCGACGCGCACTTGGCCTGGAGTTCCGTGGCGTGAAACACGCCGTCATGCCCGTATGTTCCCACGGCCAGCGCTTGGGAGTCGTCCTTGAATGTGTCCGGCGGTGGCTCGGAGCCCTGGTAGGCGACCTGAAGCGTCTTGCCCTGTTCCATCAATGCAAAGTTGACCATCATTCCCTGGCGTTTGATCGACCCCGGCGCAACGTTCCCGGCCACGCGCAGGTGGCGCGTGTAGGCCTTATCGCCAAGCCCCTGCAGCTCCGCGATGGTGACGTAGTACTGCTTGGTCGAGCCGATCGAGGTGATCGCTAGATAGGCGACGGTCGCGACGATGATGACACTGGCGACGATGATTCCGAGCGGTTTGCGCTGATTACTGGCCATGGCTCTCTGTAGTTTACGCCCGCGTCGTTTGGGCCGGATGAGCAAAAACGCCCGCGTGCAAAAAAGGCGGGCGGGTTTTTCCAACCCGGATTCCGCCGGTCCGAATTCGGCAGGTTAGCGGCGTATACTCTGAAAACAAGATTACCGACACCGAAGGCAGGGGAATTGCATGAGCTTGAACGGCGCGAACGGACATTCGAACGGCAACGGAAACGGCCATGCCACGGCCTCAAACGGCAATGGCTACAAGGTTCCTACCGGACGTGCGGAGTGGATCGTCAAGCGCAAGGCCGAGGCTGAGCGCACCGGCGACACGAATATGTCGCAGATGCACTTCGCGCGCAAGGGCCTCATCACGGAAGAGATGGCCTATGTCGCACAGCGCGAGAAGATCTCCGCGGAGCTGATCCGGTCTGAGGTCGCCAAGGGGACGATGATCATCCCGGCGAACATCAACCACGTCGAGCTTGAACCCATGGCCATTGGCGTCGAATCACTTTGCAAGATCAATGCCAATATCGGCAACTCGGCGCTGTCGTCGAATGTGGATGAGGAGCTGCGCAAGCTGCACACCGCCGTCCACTTCGGTGCGGACACCGTCATGGATCTTTCGACCGGTGGCGACATCCCCATGATCCGCGAGGCGATCCTGCGCCACTCGCCTGTTCCGATCGGCACAGTGCCGCTGTATGAAGCGCTCTCGCGTGTGAAGAAGGTCGAAGACCTGAACATCGATCTGTATCTCGAAGTCATCGAGGAGCAGGCGCAACAGGGTGTCGACTACTTCACCATCCACGCCGGCGTCCTGATCGAGTACGTTCCCTTGGTGGCGAAGCGCATCACTGGCATCGTCAGCCGCGGCGGAGCGATCCTTGCGCAGTGGATGACCTCGCACCACAAGCAAAACTTCCTTTACGAAAACTTCGACCGCATCACCAAGGTGATGGCGAAGTATGACGTGAGCTATTCATTGGGCGACGGCCTCCGTCCCGGCTGTCTTGCCGATGCGTCCGACGAGGCCCAGTTCGCCGAACTGAAGACGCTTGGCGAACTCACGCGGCACGCCTGGAAGTCGGATGTGCAGGTCATGATCGAAGGCCCCGGCCACATTCCGATGGACCAGATCAAGCTGCAGGTGGATAAGGAAGTCGAGCTCTGCGATGGAGCTCCGTTCTACGTTCTTGGGCCGCTGGTTACGGACATCGCTCCGGGCTACGATCACATCACTTCGGCTATCGGCGCGGCGATGATCGGCTGGCACGGCGCGGCGATGCTCTGCTACGTCACGCCGAAGGAGCACCTAGGGCTGCCAAATGAGAAGGACGTGAAGGACGGCATCATCGCCTACAAGATTGCGGCCCATGCTGCGGACGTTGCAAGACATCGTCCCGGTGCCCGCGATCGCGACGACGCGATCTCGCACGCCCGCTACACCTTCGACTGGGACAAACAGTTCGCGCTCTCGCTTGACCCGGAAACGGCGCGCTCGATGCACGACGAGACGCTGCCGGACGACTATTACAAGGAAGCGGCGTTTTGCAGCATGTGCGGGCCGAAGTTCTGCAGCATGAACTGGTCCAGCAAGGTGGATAAGTTCAACGAGAGCGAGTTTGGCTTGAAGAAGCAGGATCTGACGCAAATTATGACCGAGCAGATGGCCCTGCGGGGATAGTCGCCCCGAGCTAAGTCGTTTTTACATTTTGGGAAGGTGGGCAGACCACCAAAGAAAATGCGGACCGTTGTACGGTCCGCATTTCTGTATCTGGACTCTTTCCGGGCATCACTGGTGTTGCTGTAAGCAGAACTCTACCTTCGAGACCACAGTGAAGAAAGTCGTGCCGGTTTGCTACGGGCACTGAGGCGCTCACGGCAGCGGGAGTTCGTTATCTTTTTGCAGCGTGTCCGCGCATCAGTATAAAGACTGGCCCGATAACGGTAACGACGAATGCGAGAGCAAGAAACAGATCATTGATCAACATGCGAGGCAAATTCCTTGGGAGAGTGGGACCGCATTCGTTTACAGGATGGAAGACACATCCCAACTTGGGAATGACACTTCCGGGATCGATCCCATGCCGCGAACGTTGCACATGGGTCAGTCACTGGTTGGTTGCAATGAAATCGATTCTGGTACATGTAGCCGGGTAAATCAACAGAAATGTGCGAGATTTGCACACAAATACAGGCTTCAAGGCGTTCGCCCTGGCGATCTGCATCATGGGTGGTGCAAAGTGCCCTTCTTGTCAATTCTCACTTCGCCAACTCCAGCGAGGCGGCGGCCCGATTGACGGCTTCGGTGAGGCGTGCGAGTTGGGCCTGGGCGCGGGCGGCGTCCGGTTCATCGATCGCCTCAGTCACGCCCGGTATGACAACTGCAGCGTAACCGGTAAACTCGCCCGGCGCATAGATGGTGTGCTTGTACCAGCTACGGCGGGGAAGGCCATCCGGATCGAGCAGGGCGGACTCGGCGTTGCGCAGGGCGTGATTCAGAGCGGCGAGGTCGGTCGTAGCTACGGTCTGCCTCCCGTAGGCGGTCTGGGCTGAGGCGGAGAAGCGGGCTGCGGCCTTGGTGGCGGCGCTGAAGTCCAGGTTCAGCTTTGTGGCTTCGGACTTATGCTGCGCGGTGCGGATGTAGCCCTCGATCTCCTTGGCGTAGGGGCGGTAGTCGTAGGGCAGGACGTCAGCGTCGGCCATGTGCAGGATCTCAAGGCCGAAGACACGGGCTTGCTGCTGTTCGTAGACGAAGGTGGGGTCAGCGAACTTGATGAACCAGTTGTAGTTATCGAAGACGGAGTGATAGACGCCGTAGGGGCCTTCGGAGCCGATGTCGGTGGAGGGTACGCCCATATGTTGGATAAAAGGCGTGAAGTCGGAGCCGGAGCCGAGGTTGCCGACACGGACCTCGGGCGATTTGCTCTCCTCTCCTTCGCCGAATGCGGACTGGCCGCGTTTTCCGCGGCTCTCCTCCTGGGACTTCTTCCAGGTGTCGTAGACGGTTCCGCCCTGGGGGCTGGCGACGCCCTGGGTGACCTCGCGGACGAACTGTTTCAGGGACGGGACGGCGGAGGCGTTGAAGTCTGGGCCAGCGACGCCGACATCGGTGTTGAAGTAGGCTACGGCGTGCTTCAGGTGCTCGGCGTTGTCTTCAACCCACTCGGTTGAGCCGATAAGTCCTTCTTCTTCGGCGTCCCATGACCCGATGACGATGGTGCGCTTCGGCTTCCAACCCTGCTTGAGGAGGTCGCCGAGGCCGTGGACGGTCTCGAGCATGGCGGCGGTGCCGCTGTTGGGGTCGACCGCGCCGTAGACCCAGGCGTCGCGATGGTTTCCGGCGACGACCCAGTCGTCCTTCTGCTGCGGATCGGTACCGGGGATGGTGCCGATGACATCCCAGATGGTGCGGAGCTTGGTCTCCTGCTCGAGGTGCATGTGGACGGTCACCGCGGCCGCGCCGGAGGCTCCGCCGAGGTGATAGGTGAAGGGAAGGCCGCCCTGCCATTCATGCGGGGTCTGCGGGCCGCCGAGGGCCTGAAGGATGGGGGCGGCGTCCTTGTAGGACAGCGGGTTGACCGGTATGCTGGGCTGATTCTTCTGGAGCTGGTCGGCGGGAATGCGCTTCGAATCGGGCAGGTCAGGGGTGGAGGC
This window contains:
- the thiC gene encoding phosphomethylpyrimidine synthase ThiC; its protein translation is MSLNGANGHSNGNGNGHATASNGNGYKVPTGRAEWIVKRKAEAERTGDTNMSQMHFARKGLITEEMAYVAQREKISAELIRSEVAKGTMIIPANINHVELEPMAIGVESLCKINANIGNSALSSNVDEELRKLHTAVHFGADTVMDLSTGGDIPMIREAILRHSPVPIGTVPLYEALSRVKKVEDLNIDLYLEVIEEQAQQGVDYFTIHAGVLIEYVPLVAKRITGIVSRGGAILAQWMTSHHKQNFLYENFDRITKVMAKYDVSYSLGDGLRPGCLADASDEAQFAELKTLGELTRHAWKSDVQVMIEGPGHIPMDQIKLQVDKEVELCDGAPFYVLGPLVTDIAPGYDHITSAIGAAMIGWHGAAMLCYVTPKEHLGLPNEKDVKDGIIAYKIAAHAADVARHRPGARDRDDAISHARYTFDWDKQFALSLDPETARSMHDETLPDDYYKEAAFCSMCGPKFCSMNWSSKVDKFNESEFGLKKQDLTQIMTEQMALRG
- a CDS encoding M28 family metallopeptidase, producing the protein MTRFACLLPFAASALLSQQPQQVFGYRDFTQQAKWDAAFLAVPDAALAGQHLKILTAEPHWASSPEDYKTAQYVAEKFKTAGLSTKIVPYSVLMNKPISIAIDAHDASGKILMSGPSPEHVDPTKDGGDPFQDDPRVTPAFNGSSPSGDITGEVVYANFGTLADFKKLASLGVSVKDKIVLVRYGGNFRGVKVYIAQQYGTKGVLIYSDPADDGYVKGDMYPKGPYRPESGVQRGSTQFLPIYPGDPETPGIASTPDLPDSKRIPADQLQKNQPSIPVNPLSYKDAAPILQALGGPQTPHEWQGGLPFTYHLGGASGAAAVTVHMHLEQETKLRTIWDVIGTIPGTDPQQKDDWVVAGNHRDAWVYGAVDPNSGTAAMLETVHGLGDLLKQGWKPKRTIVIGSWDAEEEGLIGSTEWVEDNAEHLKHAVAYFNTDVGVAGPDFNASAVPSLKQFVREVTQGVASPQGGTVYDTWKKSQEESRGKRGQSAFGEGEESKSPEVRVGNLGSGSDFTPFIQHMGVPSTDIGSEGPYGVYHSVFDNYNWFIKFADPTFVYEQQQARVFGLEILHMADADVLPYDYRPYAKEIEGYIRTAQHKSEATKLNLDFSAATKAAARFSASAQTAYGRQTVATTDLAALNHALRNAESALLDPDGLPRRSWYKHTIYAPGEFTGYAAVVIPGVTEAIDEPDAARAQAQLARLTEAVNRAAASLELAK
- a CDS encoding cytochrome c maturation protein CcmE encodes the protein MASNQRKPLGIIVASVIIVATVAYLAITSIGSTKQYYVTIAELQGLGDKAYTRHLRVAGNVAPGSIKRQGMMVNFALMEQGKTLQVAYQGSEPPPDTFKDDSQALAVGTYGHDGVFHATELQAKCASKYAPVDKQPGTAVPKTTAAVMPVR
- a CDS encoding M20/M25/M40 family metallo-hydrolase, yielding MRLKSALLSAALFAAVPAASLLAQGKSPLDPETEKLSHEIFKQLVETNTTDSVGSVTAASEAMRKRLLDAGFPAEDLVLAGPNDRKMNLVARYRGKPGSTLKPILIICHEDVVEAPQAEWATDPFKLVEKDGFFYGRGTQDMKDSDAILVTNFIRLKKQGFVPNRDFILALTADEEGGKSNGVDWLLKNRPELIKAEAALNPDSGGIDTESGKPVVMVLEATEKLYGDFELSTKNPGGHSSLPTRANAIYELTKALDRLEKYQFPVEINAVTRAYFEQMSAIERKRGNTQMADDMLAVLKSPPDAAAVARLSESPRYNSTLRTTCVATMLSAGQAPNALPQFANANVNCRILPGHTQEETRQTLIKVFAEPGVTVQYKDDGGTLFPVGTDRVSPTPPPLRADIFDPLKKVMAEMYPGLPILPQMETGASDSIYTMAAGIPSYGINGVGIDNGDERAHARDERVRILSYDRGVDFYYRYLQALGGK